The genomic DNA AATGGGCTACAAAGACCTGGCATAAGAAAGTGGATACACTTTAAGCCACAATCTGATTTCTTGTATATACCCCGTGATCCGAAATTGCATATGAATTTCTTTGGGTACTTTGAAAATCTTCAGAATGATTTTCGTTACGTTGTAAATAAGTTGGATCTGAACAAGCATGTCTTCCTGCAACACAAGAATGCAGGCAATACAGTCAACAAACTAGATTATAAGGATTTCTACTCTAATAAAAGCCGCGCAATCGTTTCTGAATTCTACAAAAGTGACATAAAAAACTTTGGATATAATTTTGATAACTCGTCACTTGAAGAACAACTTCAGAATCGCTTGCGCCAATAGAGAATCTTGATGGTAGCCGGTCATACCCCTTAGCCTAGACCGTTCCGGTAAAACGAAAAGCACTTTAATCAATATCTTCACCCTTGGTTTGCCCCGGGGTGGCAAGCCAACCCTTCCTACTACCCCTTTCAGGCTTCGAAGAATACGGTCGGGCTTCGGGGCTCGATGAATCGCAAAATTAAGCACGCCGCAAGCGGCTGAACTCAGTTGCGATTCAAAGGATTACATACATTACCATCGCGTCTTATAACCTTACTCTGGCCCTCAGCCAAGCCCGCGCAACATCCGAAAGGATCATGGGGAAAGCGCCTCTCAAGTGAGGGTTGCCCAAAACCAACAAGTTGCATACCCTGGCAGCTAGAGACCGCGGACTTATCCAATGAAGTTCTCCTTGGGACAATGCATTTGCGTACGGCCGTGCAGCGTGGTTGTACAGTGAGAGTTCGACGCCAAGCATCTCTAACCGTCGATGTTGATCATCTAGAGAATACCACGGTTTGTGACCGTTGGTATGAACAAAGGGTACTAACGGACGCATGCAGCGTCGAAGCCGAGCCCTGATACGATAAGCGGCCGCGGCGTGAGTGATCACCTCATTGACGCTAAAAAACTGTGTTGGCAGGTCTGAAAATCCCTCGGGCGCTTTCGAACAGAGCAGTCCGGAAAGTACATCCTGGTCACTACCAATATATGCCGGACGAAGCTCACCGGGAAGTGCTTGGAGTTTCTGGAAGAACTCCCCTTCCATAATGTTGGACCAGCGCTCAAGGAGAGCCCGATGTTCCTCTCCGACGCATATGAGGCATGAGTTGACCTTACTTGAAAACTCCCGGCCAACTTCCATACCCAAGCAAGAGACGCGGCGCGGATCGAAGGATCCCTGCTCCTCGCCAACGCCAAGTGTTCCGGTAGGAATAGCGTCCAGAAATTTGGAGATATTTTGAGTGACGATTATATCCGAGTCGATCCACAGTACCCGTCGATGCCCCCGCGCAAGCATGTCGAGAAGTATCTGAGGCTTCACATCCCAGGTCATGGGTCGCCCAGAGCTCAGTTCGACCAGAGTGACATTTTGCGTTTCGCTCTGCACCCATTTCCGAAGAGATTGTGGAAAGTGGTCCGAATAGAGGAAAAGAGCCACGCCCGGATTATGTCGGTTTACAGACAAGCACAAAAGCTTCAACCCGATCACGTTCTCGGTTCGATTCTCATAAGCGCACAAGGAGTATTTATGCATCGAAAAGGTGGTAAATAAAATTGTGTTTTTCCGATCCATTGAAAAATCGAAAGGCAAGCTGCTTTATGGCGAGGGTGTATTGGGATTCTGCTCCCCCAAAGCGACGCATAGAATACATCTTTCTGATGAATACTTCCATGACAAGAGGCAAGTGTCGTAGGAATAGATTCTTCACTACACCTACAATTAGTCATTGTGGATTCTACCAAAACTTTCCGTTTACTGGTCGGAGACAACAAATAAACAGTTAACAAGATAACTCATGAGAAATCATCTTGGTACACAGTTTCGAAGCTGATGAAAAACATTGTTCATGCAGGTGTCGAAATAAGAGTAGAGATTGATACAAGCAGGAATAGCTGCTAGCTCCTATCATCTACTTATGATTAATTTGCGAAAAGAGCTTGGACGTTTAAAATATCTTCTTCTTGAAGACCTTCCCTACCGGGGATTTGCAAAGCGAGTACCGGATATGCGAAAGGCGTTGTGGGATAAAGTTCCAATACTCCCTGCACTGCCGCAATCGAAAGGCAACGATGTGGAGTTACACATGCTTTGTGGACATCGCGATACGGCCATGGGGATCTTTGCGAGTTGGAGCTTGCTACGTTTTCTCGAAGAAACGGGTAAGCTTTACGTACACAGTGATGGATCACTCACCGACGATGATATTGAAAAATGGTCAGCAGTTATTCCTGATCTGGTGGTAGTATCTAAGGAAGAGGCCGACAGGCGTGTAACCGAGGTTTTAGAGGGAACAACGCAACACCTTTATCGTTGGCGCTGTAATTACGGGATGAGTGCACAAGTCGTCGATGCTCATTTTTTCGGTGAAGCCCAAAAAATCGTCAGCTTCGATTCAGACGTCCTAGCATTTCATAGTCCAGATGCGTTTATTAGCTCGGTTCTATCTAGTACTATGGAATATATGTGGTGCCAAGATTTTCAAGACGCCTATTCTGCGCCACGTCAAATGTTCCAGGACGTATTCGGGATCGAGATGCCGAATAGGTTTAACGGGGGCTTTATGGTCACTCCACGATTCAGTCTGGAAACATTTCAGGAAGTGGATGAAATTATGGAAACCATGAGGCTAGACGGCCGAATCGATATGGATCACTATTGGTCGGCCCAAACTTATTATGCGATTCTAGCAGCGCGGCGGGGACTGACTAAAATGATGCCACCGACCTACGATACCCACAAAGGAAGGACTCGGCGAAGCGCGGTGGTCCGTCACTACGTAGGTGTTGATCAAATTCGCTTCCGCTACTTCACTGAAGGCATCCCGCGCCTTCTTAAGCAGATCGGTTAATAAGAGCTATTGAATCCCCAGAGCCTGGTCCATACGTTCGGCCACTTGCCGCAGGCGATCCTTCTCTCCGCCCGAAACTTCTGCGGTGGCCCATCCGGTGAATTTAATCCGGTTTATTTCCCGCCGAATTTCCTCCCAATTGACGTCGCCTTCAAACAAATCGCAGTTTTTCTTACGTTCTGAGTGGTGGTCTTTAATATCCAGCTTTACAATGCGATGACCCAGTTTTCTCAACCAGTTCGTAGCACCTCCTCGGCTATGATGATTACCGATATCGAAAAAAGCTCCCACCCAATGGCTATTAAATTGGTCGATATATTGATTCCAGAGTTCTGGGGTTTCGCAAAATCCATTGCCCACGTTTTCCAGAAGAATTCTGACGCCCAGTTTCGAAGCTAAAGGGATCGTATCCAATATGGCTTTCGTGGATCGTTCCCAAACTTGCGCGTGGTTTTCATGAACCGGGTCCATGACCTTTCCTACAACCAGCAGAATAGAATCTGCGCCTGTGTCCGCAGCAAACTGAAGGGTATCACGAAAATCTTGTATCGACTGTTTACGAACATCCGGA from Verrucomicrobiota bacterium includes the following:
- a CDS encoding sugar phosphate isomerase/epimerase, translated to MLNIRIKDPVWTFLKESAFVNNVISRRQFFKASTASVGFILAQQNNLLAQSNTHLPIYKAVKWTMIKGDYSVLEKFELSKDVGFDGISLMAPGWVDVHEVLKAQDKTGLRVHNINDGNHWKVRLSDPDPDVRKQSIQDFRDTLQFAADTGADSILLVVGKVMDPVHENHAQVWERSTKAILDTIPLASKLGVRILLENVGNGFCETPELWNQYIDQFNSHWVGAFFDIGNHHSRGGATNWLRKLGHRIVKLDIKDHHSERKKNCDLFEGDVNWEEIRREINRIKFTGWATAEVSGGEKDRLRQVAERMDQALGIQ